The following is a genomic window from uncultured Hyphomonas sp..
CGAAGCTGGCCGTCTCGCTCGCGAATGAGTCTAAAGAATTCGATGTCGACATCATGCCCTACGATGTCGCTCGCAAGATCCGCATCCTTCGCAGTGGCATTACAATTCCGGCTCCGTCTCGCGACGGCGCAGCTGAAGAGCTTTCGGAGATTACCACCAACCTCAGCTCGACTTATGGCAAAGGAAAATTCGACTACAACGGCCAGATGATCAATCTGGACGAAGCGTCGACCATCATCGAGTCGTCCCGCGACCCGGAAGAGCTGAAAGCAGTCTGGGAAGGCTGGCGCACCGTTTCTCCGCAGATGCAGGATGAATATGCCGAGATGGTCGCCCTCGCGAATGAAGGCGCCCAGGAACTCGGCTATCCGACTTTGGACAAGATGTGGCTGTCCAATTACGATATGCCGCCGGAAGAGATGGAGGCTGAAGTTCAGCGCCTCTGGGGCCAGGTCGAGCCGCTCTACAAGGACCTTCATTGCTACGCACGCACGAAGCTGAATGCGACCTATGGCGATGACGTCCAGCCGAAGACCGGACCGATCCGCGCCGACCTTCTCGGCAACATGTGGGCCCAGCAATGGTCGTCCATCTATGACATCGTGAAGCCGGACACGACGCCCGTCAGCTACGACCTCACCACACGTCTGAACGAGCGCGGGTACACGCCGGTCAAAATGGTCGAAACGGGCGAAGGTTTCTTCACGTCGCTCGGCCTCGATCCGCTGCCTGAAACCTTCTGGGAACGATCAATGATCACGCGGCCGGAAGGCAAGGAAGTGGTCTGCCACGCATCGGCCTGGGACCTCGACGACGAGGAAGATATCCGCATCAAGATGTGCACGGAGATCAACTCCGAGGATTTCTTCACCGTCCACCACGAACTCGGGCACAATTTCTACCAGCGGGCCTACAAGGACCAGCCATTTCTCTACAAGAACGGCGCCCATGACGGTTTCCACGAAGCGATCGGCGATTTCGTCGCCCTGTCGATCACGCCGGAATACCTGGAACAGATCGGCCTGATCTCCGAAGAGGAAAAGCCGGGCCCCGACGCTGACACGGCCCTGCTGATGCAGACGGCGCTCGACAAGATCGCCTTCCTGCCCTTCGCGCTGACGGTCGACAGCTGGCGCTGGGATGTGCTGAACGGCACAACGCCGCCAGAAGACTACAATACGGCCTGGTGGGACCTGCGCCTGAAAAACCAGGGTATCGTGCCGCCCGGCCCACGTCCGGCCGATGCGTTTGACCCCGGCGCCAAGTATCACATTCCCGGCAATACGCCTTACCTGCGCTATTTCCTGTCTTTCGTGATGCAGTTCCAGTTCCACAAGGCCGCCTGTGAGCAGGCCGGCTGGGAAGGCCCGCTGCACCGCTGCTCGATCTACGGAAACGAGGAAGTGGGTGAGCGCTTCAACGAGATGCTGGAAGCCGGCATGTCGCACCCATGGCCCGAAACGCTGGAAAAATTCACGGGCACCCGTGAAATGGATGCCAGCGCCATGGCCGAGTATTTCGAGCCTCTGACCGAGTATCTGGAAGAGCAGAATGAAGGCCAGTCCTGCGGTTGGGACTAGGTTTTACCTGAATGGCATGGGGCGGCACGCTTGACGCCGCCCCTTATCCACCACACATCACGGGAAATCCGGAGACACGACCATGACCGACCAAGCCACGCTCGACGCCATCAAACAGGCTGTAGAAAGCAATGACGTCGTCCTTTTCATGAAGGGCACGCCAACCTTCCCGCAGTGCGGCTTCTCCTCCGTTGTGGTGCAGGTGCTGGATTATCTGGGCGTGGAATATGTCGCGACGAACGTTCTGGAGAACCAGGCCGTCCGCGAAGGCATCAAAGTCTATTCCGAATGGCCGACCATCCCGCAGCTCTACGTAAAGGGCGAGTTCGTAGGTGGCTGCGACATCGTCAAAGAGATGTTTGAAAGCGGCGAACTTCGCGATTTCATGAAGGAAAAAGGCATCGAGCTGGAAGACGCCTGATCCCTCAGGCGAAGACATACAGCCCGATCAGGATAAGAATCGGGACCAGCGACATTCCGAAGAGATTGCGCGTGAAAGCGTAGGTTCCGATCCATTTGTCGATTTCCGGATCACCGCTTTCAGCGGTGGTCGTGACCATCTCGACATTGTCGCCCTTGATCACTGTATCGTCCGACAGGATGTATTTCTGAAGCGATCCCTCCAGCAAGAGGGCGCCGAAATAGAAGAGCCCGCTGAAGCTGATACTGGCGAAGGCAAAAGCCATCACAATCGGCGCAAGTTCCGGTTTCCGGAACTGTCCCATCAGCCAGAGTGATTCCAGAAGCACCAACGCGCCTGTTATGAGGGCGACGATCTGAATGAGCCTGAGGCGTCGGAAATCCGGCTTGGCATCCCGTTTGTCGACCATCCGATGCGTCCTCCCGCTTTCCTGTCCCACACTTTCAATATAGCAGAGCGGCCATGGACACGACCACCCGCCCCGCCCCGATCCGCCCGACGCAGCCGAAAGTCGGCATCGTCTCGCTTGGTTGCCCAAAAGCGCTGGTCGATTCCGAACGGATCATCACGCGCCTGCGGGCTGAAGGCTATCAGATCGCGCCGGACTATTCGGGCGCTGACCTTGTGCTGGTGAACACGTGCGGTTTCCTCGACAGCGCGCGCGACGAAAGTCTCGAAGCGATTGGCGAGGCCATCGAAGCCAACGGCAAGGTGATCGTGACCGGATGCCTCGGCGCCGAACCTGACGTGATCGAAAAGGCCCACCCGAAAGTGCTGGCGATTACCGGGCCACATCAGTACGAAGACGTCATGGCAGCCGTGCATACGCATCTGACGCCGCCCCACAATCCGCATCTGGATCTAGTGCCAG
Proteins encoded in this region:
- a CDS encoding M2 family metallopeptidase, producing MKRFALTTSVVALCAALASCAANTTPPTDAALVETPEVDETAAEIADATAFVARAEAELAALSKVTALAYWANQTNITDETDAAAAEAGAKMTKLAVSLANESKEFDVDIMPYDVARKIRILRSGITIPAPSRDGAAEELSEITTNLSSTYGKGKFDYNGQMINLDEASTIIESSRDPEELKAVWEGWRTVSPQMQDEYAEMVALANEGAQELGYPTLDKMWLSNYDMPPEEMEAEVQRLWGQVEPLYKDLHCYARTKLNATYGDDVQPKTGPIRADLLGNMWAQQWSSIYDIVKPDTTPVSYDLTTRLNERGYTPVKMVETGEGFFTSLGLDPLPETFWERSMITRPEGKEVVCHASAWDLDDEEDIRIKMCTEINSEDFFTVHHELGHNFYQRAYKDQPFLYKNGAHDGFHEAIGDFVALSITPEYLEQIGLISEEEKPGPDADTALLMQTALDKIAFLPFALTVDSWRWDVLNGTTPPEDYNTAWWDLRLKNQGIVPPGPRPADAFDPGAKYHIPGNTPYLRYFLSFVMQFQFHKAACEQAGWEGPLHRCSIYGNEEVGERFNEMLEAGMSHPWPETLEKFTGTREMDASAMAEYFEPLTEYLEEQNEGQSCGWD
- the grxD gene encoding Grx4 family monothiol glutaredoxin — its product is MTDQATLDAIKQAVESNDVVLFMKGTPTFPQCGFSSVVVQVLDYLGVEYVATNVLENQAVREGIKVYSEWPTIPQLYVKGEFVGGCDIVKEMFESGELRDFMKEKGIELEDA